The sequence agggtgaaagagaaaggaaagaccCTCAACAAAGCGGAACCGGGCTAGAATTGGAAtacagtcgggctatggactataaactaagcgcttcttaggaggcaacccaagctagtttttatgcgttttttattttcttttagttgtttttgtttttatttttttcatgaggaaactagacatcaataatgattttgatttgtgtaggtgaaaaagtatggagctgaaagagtttcggagccacccctgatgaagagttttgagtgattaagatggtgctgaatactgacgcttggtgcctaaggtatgtgtcccttgtttttaatgaatactgtacattgaggacaatgcacaatttaagtttgggggaatgtttaaaaaattgtgaaaatctaaaaattttcatgatttagttaaatgcatgatgttgtaattgtgttggcctatgatgaaataattttttgtgctgaaAAATTCATGTTAGcaatatttaatcttgagttctcacttgcatgcacgaatgccatgattttagatactcctagcaattagaaaaattatgtggatttctgatgtggattagaggatttgattcttaaactcttgtgatttttacttgaaactgaggtagatttttaagagcaTAGAAGTGATTTAGGAATTTTTGAATTCGTTGAGCCTTTTTAGCCATTACTCATTTGTTAGCCATATAAATCttgaaaaatctaaaataaattgagtagctaaaaatttcaaagaaaagtaatggcggagaaagtaaggtgaggggaggccttgaaaaaaaaagggattgaaattctagtccaaaaACAAGGCTAAAGATGTagaatgtatggagtagaaggaAGCCTAGATGGAATTATCTGGCAATGCAATGCAAGTAATATTTTTAGCTATTCAATACTGCTCAAATTGAAAAATATACATTTCCTTTGCTTGAATCCCGAGTCTTTGATTACCATTGATACATATCTGGACACAGATCTCCTGCTGATTATACTTGAACCTaatgttaaccgaaaaagtcCTGTTGATCTGTGCAATTAGAAGTTGAAATTGGTGGAGAGTGTCTTAAAACTTGAGGGCGGGATTAATGAATCTTtgaagcttacggattgcatgattttatcaaAAGTTAGGTTGGTAGACGAGATTGgcaaaatcacacacacacgagaactcttgagaaaattagcctaTATGTGTATTTAATCTTGTAATGTAAAAATTCGAAGGCCGATAGattactcattattgttttgctcgggactagcaaaagtctaagtttggggaaatttgataagtgcattttatgcacttaatttatatatgatttgaattgacttttgtgatgtatcaagTGGATTTTATGTGTAttggttgttgtttttgtgagttgcaaggattggaagaaaagtagcaagaagaaataGAAAGATGAATTATgagcagcaacttcagaaaattactggaaattattgagacatccaaatccgatctcatcgttcataataaaatttaggatgttttgaagctactgtcaaaatttcagctcaatccgacggttagtttGGGAGATATGAGTTTTTGAAAATTGCCGCGCGCTGCAGAACAACACATGCGAGAGtagggcgcgcccgcgccatcccTGGACGTAAAAAGAAGTGTAAATTCGAGAGTAAGGCGCGCCCTCGCCACTCTACTGGGCGCCCGCGCCGTCCGAAAGtcagattttgtaatttttcggGAAGGAAATTTTGAGACTTTTTCGGGATTTATTCGGCGGGCTTCGAGGAAATATAAAAGGGATTTCAAGGACACAATCaaggggagagccgccacaatacATCAAAGAATTCTTAGAGCTTAAACTTGACAAATTGAGAGATCTTGATCATGACAATTGGAGAAGAAAAATATGTGCATCAacgtgaagaatttgaagaacaaagaagaAGATCGTCGACCGGATACGGCGTCGaatattcggatttgttttcttccttTCGAATTTGCTATCATTGAATTGATGTATAGACTTTTGAATATGACTGgtgtttatctatttttgatcatgaactaaattttcatagtctaggggtttgatgtagcctggttgaGACGCTTTTATgaattgttaattttattggattgaatttccctaaattaattgttttctAGTTTTGATAgtattttcaattacttgatcaataattggaCTGTTATATTTATTCGAAATTgatgctcgggagagggaattttggataggaccaatagaaaatacactgttaattgtttatataactcGAGAGAGTATATAGCGTTAATGGAGTCTTAGGTAGAACATTGATTTACATATATCACTAcaattagattcttaatagggatattaaaATTGAACTGTAGTAGATACAAATTATTCGTTGCTcgagagagggaaataatacacttaagtgttcttggctattaattgaatgaaattcatgaaaatgagttaattaagagtagatgttgttgaaaccaggtgaaatcataACATCTAGACTGTTTTCTCTCattgaattaatttttgaatttgtgtgcgtgcttgctaaaaactcattgattattttattattctgcaaaattctcaaagtttgattttctagataaagtttggactattttaattacaagcactgaatattttcattttactctttgtgggatcgacactctatttttcactatattaaaacttgccACCCGTACGCTTGCaagcatttttcacaacactAGTCCTATAAATTCCAAGAGCTAAATATGGAGGAGAATGTACGGAGTTGAGGATAACCGGGTGCAATTACTCGGACAAGTGAAAAGACTATAAAACTCTCAatgtttaatttgatttgttggTGTGCAACTTGAGCTATTGTGGGGATTTACATTGAATGGATCTGTGAAGTGTGCATGACACTGGCTAATGACCAAACACACATACACGGTCGGGGCTATATCTCTAGTTGAAATGTCTGGATATTGAACTTGTTCCGTTGTTAGCATTTTAGCGCCTTTCTTGATCATGTATTGAGTTTATTCCTGAGGCACAAATTTGAATATCatggttattttttttatgaattatgaGTTCAAGCTTATTTTTGgtttgtgttgctcgagggcgagcaaggattaagtagggggagtttgatgtgatggtatttttctatgtttaattgagttaatttgtgatgattatgtgtatttttattggctaaattcatgttttagtttttaatcattgtatgtgatttgatataagaaaagagaataaatggagctaaagatggaaggaaagagccgaaataataaaataattacgaagcagcaatggtcagaaaatcatttttaattttagaaaaatccaaATCCGTTTTCCAGCGTtcaaaatgaagttcaagatgttttgaagctgctgtccaaatttcagctcaatccgacggctagatctccggatatgaaaatttcaaaatcactgctcgctggaaaaaaagctgcgcgctcgatccgcaaagtttaaccgatcgagcgggagcagAAAGAAAAGCTGGACAGAAAGTTGGCATAATTTGGGCGCTCGATCCGAAAAGTTTTAACTGATCGAGCGGTGCCAAGAAATATAAAAACAGTAGGATTGGAAAAagactctcgctcgatccgcagacttcaaccgatcgagcgagacaggTTGTTCGGGAAAAAAATCTGTAAattaggaatttttattttgtaggaatctagccttaattaaaatatatatctcaAATTTTAGAGTCTCGGGGATCATTCGGAAGATCTTTTGGGACCGCTAGAAAGCAGGAGAActctcttggaggctaggttttttctctcttttcttagattcaatttttctttcatgaattattctagagaattcatgaatatttgtggctaagttttagtacttggttgaggaagacgaacccttgagttattttatttgtgagattcagttttatattgtttaattccaaattgcgtatcaagagttgttttggattgattgtcatgcttgtatgtgagattttaggattgatcaccttacgattttgctatacaatctattgctaaattagaactcaaatccgtaattgtttgaatcatctaatttatgaagcaactatgattaatattttctattgttgaatttgttaaatcgtatgaacaacaattgactagattaaatacaatcgctggtatttgtgttgtctagattcattagttttactcatttgaatgctgccgtggatttaaatctaatcgctggtattgggttaatttatggggtaagggttaacttagaacgctggtgtctagttaactaaaattaaggtgaaacatgaattaaattttcaatgatgaatattcaatgtgaattaattatttttagggaatcgatgatcgaatgaataatttcaagggtgtagtcgaccgataccaagtctcgttagtttattgatctttcttattttaattcttgtatagtagttagtaaaatccaaaaaccttttatttttttcagtgttttaagaacactatttaaatttcacttttctcgtgggaacgatccctactcatactactgcatattttgttatctgatttgagttgggtaatttgggcgtgacacgacttaGCGTTACCATCTATCAAGTGTTTACTAGAAATTTTAccattcataataaatatatgagCCCGTTATAAATACTATTAGAGAATGATTTTTCATCCCTTTTTATTAATTGGTGTGATTTTTTATCCATCCATTTAATTTACTTAAGCTACCATAATTATCTTTTTCACCTATCATTTATAAAAGCCTATTTATAATTTACATTAACATTTAGCCACATTAAAATATTTACATTTATAATTCTTGAAGTATGAAAAGAATTATTCAcatgaaatttttataaaaattagaagaaaataaaataataacacaattaaatataaaagttttaaataattattactaaCTAAAAAGGTATGATCTCATATTTGCGAGAATtcatattatataataaaaaatattaatcactttaaaataattatatatgtatttattttgaattaaaatcattattctaaaaaaacattatcaaatattttaatcataaattattttttaaaaattaaatatataatataaaaatgtaaaaataGTATTCTCCAACTATAATTATCAAAGATATAAATTTGgaatcattttaattttaatatcatttctaatcataatcaatcaaagtaaatatattattatttatttatttatcaatcATTATTCTGAAtcctatttaattattttaataatcacGGTATAGTTTATCTATACAATCCAATTATTTAAAGTAAACGCAGTCGAAAAGAGTATTAGAGCAATCAACTCATATAAAGTATTTGAGCATTATATCACTTTCAATTGGTGTGGCGAAGAATTAATTTAGGTTGTGTATGGATTGATACATATTTTTGGATCATAGAACAGGCTAGTGGGTGGGTGGCCCACAACCGTCGCAATCCATCAATTGGTGGGTCAGGCCGGCTCATTTTTTAGTCAGATTGGAAAAACATCTACCAACCCAACTATTTTAAATGGGAGACGGACCAATTCGACGGGTTTACATGTAGTTTGACGGGTTTTGACGGACCGATCCACAATCTACCATTAGATTAAATTGAGCGGGTTTGAAAATCGCCAAATaaacccaacccacctattttataTGATGGAACGGAATGAGACGGGGCTGGGATTTTTTATGACAGGACCTCGATGAACCTAATTTATTTTGACAATTCTAATTTTGTCATTTTGATAAACAAAATTAAGATGAATTTCAAATCTATTTCAACTGTGAGAAAGTAGatgataaaaatttaatttaaatggaGATAAACGTGTTTTGTGAAACAAACTCCTCTGTGGCGATATTCCCAAATCTCTTTCAATATGCAAAATCCCACATGAAGTCGCTCTCCTGCTGCTCTGTATATATTTCATCCTTCTCTTGATTTGAGACCCAAATTCCAATTGTGTGTTTAGGGTTAGGAACAATAATGAGAAAGAGACCCAGAACGAGTCTAGACTACGCGATTGTCGATGTTTGGGAACGGGAAATAGGCCGTCTTTCCGCGCGGAACTTTGCACATCGTCTTGCTGCGTCCGAGGTATCTGATTCggttcctttctttttttttttttaaagtcggAGTGTGTGTGTCTTTTAGGTTGGATTTTTGTTTATTGTGAAACCCAGGTGATTGAATTGGAATTTTATATGATTCTTTGATACTTCAACTTTCGGGCATTCTAATTCAGTTATTTATGCTCTTAACTGTCTGGCCTCGTAATAGCGATCACGAGTGAAATAGCTTACTTTCGTGGCTTGACTTGCATCTCACTCTCATAAAATCTATACAAAAAAGCATCTTGCATGCGACTCTTGGTTTGTTGTTCTGAAAAGCTTTAGCTATTGCCTATGCTGCTGGCCGTTGAGCTCTGCATATTGCATGAATTATCTAGCTCGAGGACAATTGCAAGCCAATGCTCGAGTTCGCATCCTTTCAGCTACAACTAAAAGCCCAAATATGCAAATACCTTGACTCAAGATGCCGGTTGAGGTGCACTGAAGTGAAGCATGGAATTCGAGTGTCGTTTCTTCATCAGGAAACACTATTTTCCCAAAAATagttattttacaaattttcatTGGCATGTTTAATGGCTAATATTAGTATTGTGAAGTTGCTCATGCAGTCTGATTACCATATGTTTGACCCGATTGATTATGTGTTACCTTTTTAGTAACATATCAAATGTCCTTCACTGCTTCCACGAGAAGTTCATTTGTCAAAAGAGTATACCTCCTGCTGTTTATTTGCAATTTACAGCTAAGTTCCAAAAGcagataatttttttatgaatgtACTGTTAAGCCCCAACCAATTCGTGCCTAGTAAGATGATCATCTTCAATTGGGAACTTCAGAAGtgctttcattttttattttgcgGTGAGGTTGTGCTTTAGCTAATTTGAATCTAAGTATGATATGTTTCCCTTTTCTCATTTTCTAGGATCTTGTGCTTCGTCTTGGTTTTGTGCGAACTCTAGCTAAACATCGAGGCTGTGTCAATACTATTAGCTTCAGTGCGGCTGGTGATATTCTTGTGTCAGGCTCTGATGATAGGAGGATCATTCTCTGGGACTGGGAAACTGGTACTGTTAAACTTTCTTTCCATTCAGGTCATCACAACAATGTTTTCCAAGCTAAGTTCATGCCATACACGGGAGACCTAAGCATTGTTACCTGCGCTGCTGATGGAcaggtattttttatttttgaattctctCGCAGGAAAGACTGTTTGAAACTCTTTTAGGGATATTAATATTTCAACATATGATTTTTTCATAGCTCTTTTATGCAATTAAGTAATTGGTCTGTTTTTAATATTGATATAGACAAATTTGACCTGAAAGTTTGATTGGTGGGGGGATCATGGGCAGATCCTTATTTAGGAATAGTGTAATGTTGATTACATCTTGATTCTAATTTCATGTTGTAATCTGCATAAATTATTGGAAGAGTGCTCTCTTACATGGTTGGATTCTCGAATTTAGGTGAGACATGCTCAAATTCAAGACTCTGGGAAAGTGGAGACCCATTTACTGGCAAAACATCAAGGACGAGCACACAAACTGGCCATTGAACCTGGAAGCCCACATATCTTTTATACCTGTGGTGAAGATGGCTTGGTTCAACATGTGAGTCATTTTGCAAAATCAAATTTGAAGTTGTTGGTGTTGACTGTTTCTGTTGAGAATTTATTGAACCGGACAAATACATATCCCCGGTATATGTCTTTTGTCTTTCAGGTTTTAGTTTTAGTCAGAAATTTGGAGTAAAGTTGAGTGAAAATACTTATCAAAAGATTATATCGATAACTAGCACGTAACGCACAGTCGCGCACTGAATTAcagattatattttatttggtgGCCTTTTATTCTCTTTTTGTTTCTATTCGAAGCTTGCCAGCCTAATTGTGACACCATCTTCTATTTCACAGATTGATCTGAGAAGTGGAACTGCTTCCAGCCTTTTTACTTGTAAACCCATGCAAAACCGAAGTTATATGTCCGTCGTCCATCTAAATGCAATCGCAATAGATCCAAGAAATCCTAATTTATTTGCTGCCGGTGGAACTGATCAGTTGGCTCGACTATATGATATTCGTAAATATAAGTGGGATGCGTCATCTGAATTTGATAGGCCTGTTGATTACTTTTGTCCCCCTCATTTGACAGACGATGAGCATGTGGGCATAACTGGGTTGGCATTTTCTGATCAGAGCGAGCTTCTGGTGTCTTACAATGATGAATTTATCTATCTTTTTGCCAGAGATTTTGGTTTGGGGCCCGATCCAACTCTTACTTCTCAACTATCTGATGGCAGTGATGTAGGTGATTCATCTGATTTTCCATCAGGGTCATCCCTCTCAAATGTCAACGTCAATGTCACTGCAGCTCCTCAGGCATACAAAGGGCATAGGAATTGCGAGACAGTGAAGGGCGTCAATTTTTTTGGGCCCAATTGTGAGTATGTTGTGAGTGGATCAGACTGTGGACGAATTTTTATTTGGAAAAAGAAGGATGGGGAGCTCATTCGTGTGATTGAAGCTGATAAACATGTGGTGAATTGCATTGAATCTCATCCTCATGCTACTGTGTTGGCTAGCAGCGGAATTGAGCATGACATAAAAATATGGACTCCAAACAATATTGATAGAGCTACCTTACCCACAAATATTCAAAAGGTATGAAGATTTTAAACGTAACTTTTTGATGATTATGAACATGACTCTGCCATTCTCATTGCCttatgttgaatttattattttgttgcACAGTTGCACTAACTTAGGATGCTGTATTGGGAAATTATAGAAAAATGAACCTGGGTCATTTCATTTGCTCTTGTTCTTTAGGATAGATCTGTCAATTTGGTTGAGTTTGAGAAATTTAAAAGCCATTACTTATTCGAGTCCCTTGGATGAGTGATTTTTGGTATCATGGAGTTGTGGTGCTGCtataaaattcaaataagaaaCAATCGAAGTTTAAGTTAACCACTGTTTGATGTTGCTGTTGCCTCTTGTTGATGGATTTTTTACATCCTCGTGTAGCACCACACAACCGGGCTCTAACATGCAGTtatctttttgcaaattttccCATTTTCCCCGTGGAACATAAACTGGCATCAAAGATTTGCAAATTTATGGATATTTTTTAATTGAGCTATAGATTGTACATATTTCTTTAATTTTGCTTGTGTTGTAGTCTCTGCCTTCCAAATTGCATGATGCTGTATCGATTGCAATTTTCATACAGTAATGACTAGATTTGGATAGGAACAAGAAAATGGTTATTCAAGATTAACGTTTGATGTTACAAAATCTAGCAGCACAACATGGTTAAGAGAGAATTTTCTTGAGTTTTGAACGAGCAACGAATAATTGTTGACCCGAAGAAATGTAATACGGGAGCTTCTATATCTTTAAAAGGTGGCAGGTCTTTGGTCAATTTAATGGACGCGGATTTGTTTTTCTGAGTTCCTTAATTCTGTATATATACAACATGTTCTAGATGAGTGTCTTTGTTAGAAACTGGATTGAAGCAGAGGGAGTTCTAATTTCTCTGCATTACTTATTAGGATAGGGTCTCAAACTCAATTCATCGTCAAATTGGTTTATTAACCTTTGGCGGTTTTTATGATGTGGGCGCCGGCCTCGACTTCTATGACCTTaacgacgacgacgacgacgacgacgactATGAAGATGATGACAGCGAGGacgaggatgatgatgatgatgatgatgatgatgatgacgacgacgacgacgacggTGATGATTGTAACCATGATTGCTCCACTGATAGTGATGAGGTTTTGAGTGAAGAGCAGGTGGAGGTGGAAGAGGAGGCCGAGGAAAACGATGGTACTGA comes from Henckelia pumila isolate YLH828 chromosome 4, ASM3356847v2, whole genome shotgun sequence and encodes:
- the LOC140863303 gene encoding uncharacterized protein isoform X1 — encoded protein: MRKRPRTSLDYAIVDVWEREIGRLSARNFAHRLAASEDLVLRLGFVRTLAKHRGCVNTISFSAAGDILVSGSDDRRIILWDWETGTVKLSFHSGHHNNVFQAKFMPYTGDLSIVTCAADGQVRHAQIQDSGKVETHLLAKHQGRAHKLAIEPGSPHIFYTCGEDGLVQHIDLRSGTASSLFTCKPMQNRSYMSVVHLNAIAIDPRNPNLFAAGGTDQLARLYDIRKYKWDASSEFDRPVDYFCPPHLTDDEHVGITGLAFSDQSELLVSYNDEFIYLFARDFGLGPDPTLTSQLSDGSDVGDSSDFPSGSSLSNVNVNVTAAPQAYKGHRNCETVKGVNFFGPNCEYVVSGSDCGRIFIWKKKDGELIRVIEADKHVVNCIESHPHATVLASSGIEHDIKIWTPNNIDRATLPTNIQKDRVSNSIHRQIGLLTFGGFYDVGAGLDFYDLNDDDDDDDDYEDDDSEDEDDDDDDDDDDDDDDDDGDDCNHDCSTDSDEVLSEEQVEVEEEAEENDGTDFTSLGESENEGEGEGEGEGEGEGEGDGFEDFYEDGLEEDGGFENAAADDSFVDLCDIDDYTFWWS
- the LOC140863303 gene encoding uncharacterized protein isoform X2 is translated as MRKRPRTSLDYAIVDVWEREIGRLSARNFAHRLAASEDLVLRLGFVRTLAKHRGCVNTISFSAAGDILVSGSDDRRIILWDWETGTVKLSFHSGHHNNVFQAKFMPYTGDLSIVTCAADGQVRHAQIQDSGKVETHLLAKHQGRAHKLAIEPGSPHIFYTCGEDGLVQHIDLRSGTASSLFTCKPMQNRSYMSVVHLNAIAIDPRNPNLFAAGGTDQLARLYDIRKYKWDASSEFDRPVDYFCPPHLTDDEHVGITGLAFSDQSELLVSYNDEFIYLFARDFGLGPDPTLTSQLSDGSDVGDSSDFPSGSSLSNVNVNVTAAPQAYKGHRNCETVKGVNFFGPNCEYVVSGSDCGRIFIWKKKDGELIRVIEADKHVVNCIESHPHATVLASSGIEHDIKIWTPNNIDRATLPTNIQKGRPKPKGGWMHRVVSPEDLMLHLFSLQRGRSDSSSPDLYFRYNGEGPTLPPPTPMVTEKM